The Vibrio gazogenes DNA segment CATCGACAATTTTACCGGAAAAAGTCGGACTCAATGCTGTCACTCTCAATGGTCAACCTGTACAACCAGGCCCACTGCTCAACACATTTACCATTGAAAGTCGTGGTGGCAAACTGGCGAATTCACATGAAGGCATGACTTATTACTACACGAAACTCCCGGCCAACGCGAACTTCACTTTATCAGCAACGATCACGCTCAACCAACTTGGTCCGGAAACAGGATCAACCCCAAACCGTCAGGAAGGGGCAGGTATCATGGTCCGTGATATTCTTGGTTCTCCACGTTTAGATCCTCAGCCTCCCGGTGCAGAGGAATTCCCCTCTGCATCAAATATGGTAATGAATGCCTTGCGCGCCAATAAAAAGAAAAGCAACGGGCGGATCAATGTCAATGCCACCTACCGGGAAGGGGTTTACCAACCTTGGGGAACCAAAGGAAACCACATCGTCCGAAATGAATTTGTCAAAGGGGTTCCCTATGGGAACAACATCGCCTACCAGATGTCACTGAGCCGGACGGATACAGGCTATACCGCGACCTATCATTATGGTGACATGAGTGAAAGCCATCACATCAAAGGCGCGAATACCAATATCATCGCCATGCAGGATCCAAAAACTCAATACGTTGGTTTTTTTGCTTCACGTAATGCCAAAGTCACCATCAGCAATGCTCATCTGACGGTTCAGCCGGCGACGCTGACCAATGCACCGGCTTATCACCCTCAACCCGCATCATTGGTACTGCAACCGGCATCTCCCAAACAGTCGGCCACAACGGATTATCTGTTTCAGTCACGTGCCAGTGACACCGGTGAATTTACCCTCTACCAAGACGGTAAGTTACTGGTTAAAAATCAAAAAGTGCCGGCAGGTCAACTGTTCAGTGTGAACACAGACTTAACAACGGCAAAAACGCAATTTTCACTCCACTTTACCCCTGGGTCGGGCTCAAATCATGCCCCTCAGCAGTATCAGCAAACCGTCACTAAAGTGGCACTCAAAGATCCAACGCACCTCCTCGTCAACCCGAATGGCAATCATGGCCGCCTTACTCTCGCAGATGCGATTCGACAACTCCCTCCGGGTGGTACAATCACACTCGAAGATGGCGAATATGGGGCTCTGAACATTCCACTGACTGCAAGTGGACAAGCGAATCAGATCAAAACGCTAAAAGC contains these protein-coding regions:
- a CDS encoding right-handed parallel beta-helix repeat-containing protein; protein product: MKLHRTTLLMTSILSLSACSQYSALPAPQDLTWQAITFGQSTDLNFASTILPEKVGLNAVTLNGQPVQPGPLLNTFTIESRGGKLANSHEGMTYYYTKLPANANFTLSATITLNQLGPETGSTPNRQEGAGIMVRDILGSPRLDPQPPGAEEFPSASNMVMNALRANKKKSNGRINVNATYREGVYQPWGTKGNHIVRNEFVKGVPYGNNIAYQMSLSRTDTGYTATYHYGDMSESHHIKGANTNIIAMQDPKTQYVGFFASRNAKVTISNAHLTVQPATLTNAPAYHPQPASLVLQPASPKQSATTDYLFQSRASDTGEFTLYQDGKLLVKNQKVPAGQLFSVNTDLTTAKTQFSLHFTPGSGSNHAPQQYQQTVTKVALKDPTHLLVNPNGNHGRLTLADAIRQLPPGGTITLEDGEYGALNIPLTASGQANQIKTLKAGGDHVRFTGDITHHANYWHVSHLEVAGARYIVYGSHNTFDRIITHDASDTGFQITSPAKSPRAFWASHNLVRDSQSYNNMDPSQINADGFAAKMRIGNGNTFIRCISHHNIDDGWDLFNKVEDGPNGVVTIIDSIAYKNGQTLQVKARGGSRGNGFKLGGEGLPVAHIIKNNLAYQNNMDGFTDNFNPGRLTLENNVAIDNKRFNFLIRKSPYTETQKQGTFVGNRSYRFYSTSPYDDVVHADIRRNNTLIVDGQPTDDNGEHPKQVMLSKLKQAAKISSQAPIPGQMAVHNIRTWLHQHP